DNA from Agathobaculum sp. NTUH-O15-33:
CGTCGTGCCGCGGCGGAACAGACCGTTCAGGCGGCTCAAAACGTTCGCGCCGACATCCACCCCGGTCGCGCGCAGGCTTTGCAGCGCGTAGAGGATCTCGTCCTGTTCGCGCTCGGAAAGCAGCGAGCGGCTGAGCACAAAATCATCCAGCAGGCGCACGCCGCCGTTGCGCCCGCGCGCGGCATATACGGGCACGCCGGAAGCGGAGAGCGCGTCAATATCGCGGCGCACAGTGCGCTCGGATACCTCCAGACGCTCCGCCAGCTCGGACACGGTCGCGCCGCCGCGTTCCAGCAAAACATAGATTATTTCAAAAAGCCGTCCGCTTTGCATGTAGCCTCACCTCGTTCGTTAGTATATCATAAAAAGAAAGGGCGCGCCGCAAGGGCCTTTAAAATTTATGCCCGCCATTTTATAGCGGCCGGTTGACAGCGGAGCAAACATTATATATAATCGATTATATTAAAATAAAAAGCGGACATTGCAAATAGGAGGCGGCGGCATGAACCTGACGCACTTGGATGAAAACGGCGCGGCGCGCATGGTCGATGTGGGAGAAAAGGCTGTTTCGGCGCGCATGGCGCGGGCGCAGGCCGAGATCGTCATGCAGCCGGAAACGCTGCGGCTGATCTGCGCCGGGCGGATCGAAAAGGGCGATGTATTTTCCTGTGCGCGCATCGCGGGCATTATGGCGGCAAAGCGCACGTTCGAGCTAATTCCCATGTGCCATCCGATACCGATCGACGGCGTGACCGTGGAATTTGAGGTGCTGGACCCGACCCGCGTGCGCGTGACCGCCACGCTGCGCTGCACTTGGAAAACCGGCATAGAAATGGAAGCGCTGACCGCCGCGTCCGTGGCCGCGCTGACGATCTACGACATGTGCAAGGCGGTGGACCGCTCCATGGAGATCGAAGCGGTCCGATTAAATGAAAAAAACGGCGGCAGATCGGGACATTTTGTCAACAAATGTGACAAAAACATGGAATAAAGCTTTTTTCGCGTTGACAAGCCCGCGGTACCGGCATAAAATAAATACAATATGACTGTAAAAACAGGAATCCGATTCCTTTTTTCTGCGACGAGGAGATAAAATTCGTATGGAGTCAATCCAGCCAATCAAAAAACGCGCGCTGTACCGTGATGAGATCAAGGAAGCGATCCGCGGAGCCATTTTTTCCGGAGAATTGCAGCCGGGGGACCGTATCGTGGAGACCCGCTGGGCCAAGGATTTAGGCGTGTCCCAGTCGCCGGTGCGGGAAGCGATCCGCGAACTGGAGATCGTCGGTTTAATTGAAAACATACCGTATCAGGGATCGTTTGTGCGTAAGATCACCCGCAAGGACGTGCGCGATTCCTATTTGGTGCGCATGTGTCTGGAGCAGCTCGGCACGCAGGACGCCTGCCGCCTGATCACCGATGAGCAGCTCGTGCGCGTCAAGGAGAGCTTGGACGGCATGGAAAAGGCCGCCGCGGTGCGCGACTTTGACCAATACATTCGGTACGATGTGGATTTCCACGGACGGATCATGCGCGTTTCACCGAATGAAATGCTGCTGCGCCTTTGGGATCAGTGCAATATCCGCGAATGGACGCACTTCGGCACGCAGTATTCCGAAAAAACCCTCGATGTGCTGGCCCTGCGCCATGAACGGATCTATAAGGCGCTGGTGGCGCGCGATGAACAGGCCGCGCTGGAGGAAACGCGGCGGCATATCGCCGAGCTGGTCGATGAATTGGACGAGCGGATGGCGGCTGAGCAGAATTAACAAAAAAGCGGTGCGTTTTTTGGGAATGCACCGCTTCTTTTTTGTTTAGAGGGGCTTGACGGGACGGGGGAAGCGGTGATACATTATTGTCATGACAGACATGACAATAATGAGAAAGGAGCTGCGATATGGAGTTTACCTCGATCCCACGGCGGGGGTATGTCGAACAGCCGACGCCGCTGCAAAAGCTGCCGCGCTTTTCGGAAGCGCTCGGCGGTCCGGAAATTTGGATCAAGCGCGACGATCTGCTTCCGTTCGGTGGCAACAAGCTGCGCAAGCTGGATTATTTGATGGAGGACGCCGTGCGCGCCGGCGCGGACACGATCATCACGGCGAGCACGAACCAGTGCTGCCATAACGAGATCGTGCTGCTGCTGGCGAGGCGGGAAGGCATGCGCGCGTCGCTCGTCATGGAGGCGTGGGGCGACCCCGCCTACCGCTTTGCGCGGTCGCCAGAACGCGCGCTGTATTCTTTGGCCGGGGCGGACGCGGTGGAAACGACGACCGCGCCGCCCTCCGGTCCGGTGGAAAGCATGCCGCTGGCGCAAAGGCTCCGGGAGGACGCGCGGGCAAGGGGCGACAGCGTTTACTTTATGCCGCGCGGCGGCGCGGGCGCGCTGGGCTGCTGCGGTTATGTGCGGGCGGCGGAAGAGCTTGCCGCGCAATGGGGCGCGGACACGCCGGCCGCTATCGTATGCCCTTGCGGTTTGGGCGGCACGCAGGCGGGGCTGATCGTCGGCCTGCACCGGCTGGGCTGTCGAACGCGGGTGATCGGCGTCGGCGTGACCGGGAAAAGCGAAGCGGAGATGCGCGTCTCTGTTCTGGCGCAGTGCGGGGAGCTGGCAAAGTTTCTGGATTTGCCGCCCGTGCCCGACGAGGCGGTACAGTGCGTCGAAGGCTATGCCGGGGCTGGCTATGCCAAGCCGTGCGGCGAGCAATATCGCGCGATGTGCCGCTTGGCGCGGACCGAGGGCGTGCTCACCGATCCGGTCTATTCGGGCAAGGCGCTCTACGGTTTGACCGAGCTGGTCCGCCGGGGCGCGTTCCCGGCGGATGGCCGCGTGGTGTTTTTACACACGGGGGGCATGAATTTGTACTACGACTATGCCGCTCTAACGCAATTTGAGGAGGGCTGAAACGATGTGTAACCAAGGCTTTTGCCGGGCCGATGTGATGGAAAAGCTGACCGGCGCCGCAAAATACGCGGACGATTTGCAGTTTCCGCGTATGCTGCACGCGGTGACCGTGCGCTGCCCGCATCCGCGCGCGCGCATATTGGAGATAGACGCGGCTGCGGCGCTGGGAATGCCGGGCGTGGCGGGCGTATATACCGCGAAGGATGTGCCCGGCGTCAACCAGCCGCCGTACGATAAACCGATGCTGGCGGACGAACTGGTCAATTCGGCGGGCGACGGCGTGGCGGTCGTCGCGGCGGAAACGCGCGAGCAGGCGGAAGCGGCTGCCGCTACGGTCAAGGTGCGGTACGAGCCGCTGCCCGCCGTGTTCGATCCGGTTAAGGCGCTGAGCGACCGCTCGGTCGTGCTGTACGGCGACCATAATCTGGCCTGCGAGCACCTTGTCCGCAAGGGGGATGTGGAAGCGGGTTTCGCGAAAGCCGATGTGGTGCTGGAACGCACCTATAAGACCCAGCGCATCCAGCATTCCGCGATCGAGGGGGACGTGGCCGTCGTCGTGCCGGAGGGCGGCGGCATCACGGTATACGCCCCCTGCAAGTTCCCGTTCAACATCAAGAAAAGCCTTGCCGCCACCTGCGGCCTGCCGCAAAACCGCGTGCGGGTGATCCAGCCCGCCGTGGGCGGTTCGTTCGGCGGCAAGGATATCGATATCGTCGTGATTGCAACGCGCGCGGCCGTGGCCGCGATGAAAACCGGCCGCCCGTGTAAAATGGCGTGGACGCGCGAGGAATGCATGGTCGAGGGCACCAAGCGGCACCCCTTCCGGCTGACCTACCGCATCGGCGCGACGCGGGACGGCAAGATCACCGCCCTGCGCATCGACGGCGTGGCCGACGCTGGCGCGTACCGTTCGCGCAGTCTGGCGACGATCTGGCGCGCGGCGGTCGAAGCGGCTGGCCCGTATGAAATTGAAAACGTGCATACCCATATTCGCGCGGCGTTCACCAACAACGTTTATTCGGACGCGGTGCGCGGTTTTGGCTCGCCGCAGGTCGATTTTGCATCCGAATCCCTGATCGACGAGCTGGCAAGCGAGCTGCATATCGATCCTTACACCCTGCGCCGCAAAAATATGGTGCGCGAAGGCTCGATCGGCGCGACCGGACAGACGCTGACCCGCGTCAGCCTGCCGCAATGCTTGGATCGGCTGGAACGGGAATTTCCGCTTGACGAGCCTGTCATTACGCCGGAGGGCAAATACCGCGCGCGGGGCATCGCCTGCCTGCATCGCGGCGAATCCTACGGCGCGGCCGCGCGCGACGCGGATGTGGCGGGGACCGATGTGCGGGTGCAGGCCGATGGCAGCGTCAATATTTATACCAGCATCAGCGAGGTGGGGCAGGGCGCGCACGCGATCATGGCCAAGGTGTGCGCCGGGGTACTGGGCGTGCCGCTTACCGATGTGACCGTGTGCCCGGTCGACACGGCCTATGTACCGGACAGCGGCGCGACCGCGGGCTCGCGCGGCACCATTTCGGGCGGCAACGCGGTACGGCTCGCGGCCGAGGCCGTGCGCGACGCAATGGCGGCGGTCGTTGCGGAGCAAGCCGGTATACCGGCCGCGGAAATCGCCTTCGCGGATGGGATCCTGACCGCGCGCGGGCAAACGCTTACCTCGTTTGCAGAGGCCGCGGGGCTGTGCGCGCTCACGGGCGTGCGCACGGATGCGCACGGCCAATGGGTCGCGCCGCGGACCAGTTGGGATTTCGAGCGGGCACAGGGCAATACCTACTATGCGTTCAGCTACGGCGCGGCCGGGGCCGAGGTGGAGATCGACCCGGTGACCGGCAAGATCGAAGTGACCGACCTGCTGTGCCTGCACGATATCGGCGAAATCGTCAATTACCCCGAAGCGTGTGGACAGATCGCGGGCGGCGTGGCAATGGCGCTCGGCTACACGCTGACCGAGCGGGCGGAGCCGGAAAACGGCGTTCTAAAGACCCGGAATTTCAATACCTATTTGCTGCCCACGGCAATGGACACCAAGGGCGTGCGCGCGCTGCCCTTGGCCGAAGTGCCGGCGGAAAACCCGTTGGGCGTGCACGGGGTGGGCGAAGCGTCCACCGCGCTGGTCGCGCCCGCGGTGGCGAACGCCATTGATCGCGCGCTGGGCGTGCGGCTGCGTGAATTGCCCTTTACCCTTGAAAAGGTGCGCGCGGCAGTCGAGCAAAAGCGAAAGGAGGCGCAGGGATGAGCGCATTTTATCAGCCAAACAGCTTGGAGCAAGCGCTTGCGCTGCTTGCGCGAGAGGACGCGCCCACGATCCTCGCGGGCGGCACGGATCTGGTCGTACAGCGCAGGGAAGGACGACGCGCGCCCGCCGCGTATCTGGATGTGACGCGCCTTGCGGCGCTGCGTGGGATAAGCGAGACGAACGACGCGGTCTTGCTCGGCGCCGCCGTTACTTTTACCGAGATTGAGCGAAACGCGCTGCTGCGGGAGCGTTTTCCCGTTCTTTGCCGAGCGGCGGCTTCCATCGGTTCGCCGCAGATTCGCAGCCGTGGCACGGCGGGCGGCAATGTGGCAAATGCCAGCCCGGCGGCGGACTTGGTGCCCGCGCTGACCGCGCTGGACGCGGTGGCTCATATACAAAGCGCAGGCGGCGGCCGAAACGTTCCGGTGGCCGAGTTGGTGACAGGCGCCTCCCAAAACGCGCTGGGACCCGGCGAGCTGATCGTTTCATTTGCCATCCCGCCGCTGCCGCCGCTTACGCGGCAGGGCTTTGATAAGATCGGGCGGCGAAACGCCCTGTCTATCGCGCGGCTGAACGGCGTGTGCCTGCTCACCGCGCGGGAAGGAAAAATTGCCGGGGCGCGGCTGTGCATCGGCGCCGCGACCGACCGGCCCCAGCGCTTTACAGAGGCCGAGGCGGCGCTTGCGGGACAAGCGCCGGATGACGCGCTGTTTGCGCGCGTGGGGGCGCTTGTATCCGATACCATCCTGCGCGAGACCGGCAAGCGCGCGTCCAGCGTTTATAAGCTGCCGGTCGCGGCGGACTTTACGGCGGCGCTGCTTCGCAAAACATGGGAGGAGGGGACGACATGAAACTGTGCTTTACGCTCAACGACCAAGCCATTGCAATCGATTGCGATCCCGCGATGACCCTGCTCGATCTGCTGCGGGAAACGCTGCATTTGACGGGCACCAAGAAAAGCTGCGGCGTGGGTGAGTGCGGCGCGTGTACGGTGATCGTGGATGGCGAACCGGTCAATGCCTGCCTGTTCCTCGCGGGACAGGCGACGGGCAGAACGATCTATACCGTGGAGGGCCTGCAGCAGGACGGTGAGCTCTCACGGCTGCAAAAGGCCTTTTTGGAACAGCACGCGGTCCAGTGCGGCTTTTGCACGCCGGGCATGTTGATGAGCGCCAAGGCGCTGCTGCTGCGCGATCCGCATCCGACCGAGGCGGAGATCCGGCGCGCGCTGTCCGGCAACCTGTGCCGCTGCACGGGCTATGATTCCATCGTGCACGCCGTACAGGCCGCGGCGGAATAAAAAAAGTGGACGGAGTTTTCTCCGTCCACTTTTTTTGATCAATGTCGCTCTTGCTCCGATTGCAGGCGCTGCAAGATCGTATCGGTATGCCGCTGGGCGGCGACGGCGGCGCCGTCCGCGTCGCCGGCCTTGATCGCGTCCACGATCGCCTGATGCTGCGCGTGCGACTGGATGCGCGCGTCCGGATCGGGCAGGTTGCGGTAAAATACGCGCTCGTCCTGCGTGAGCAGGCGGTCATAAAACTCCATAAGAAAGCGGTTGCCGCACTTTTCCGCGCAAAGGCGGTGGAACTCGATATCGGCCTCGATCGCGCGCAGCCAGTTCTGGCTGTCAATGGCGAGCCGCGCCACCGCTAGGCAGTGGTCCAGATCAAGCGCGGCCTCGGGGATGATATGCTCGGCGCACAGCCGCGCGGCTAATACCTCGATCGCGCCGCGCACCTGCATGTATTCATAGCGGTCGCCCAGATCAAGCGCGGCGACGCGCGTGCCGACGCCGGGCGCGCTTTCCAGCCAGCCCTCAATCGCAAGGCGCTTCATGGCGTCCGTAATTGGGGTGCGGCCCAGATCAAACCGCGCGGCCAGATCGCGGATGGATACCTGCTGGCCGGGCTGTAGGCCGCCGCTTATGATTGCCGAGCGAATCGCTTCATACGCCGCGCGTTCCTTGGTGGCGGGCCGGGGCGTGGGGGACATAGAATAACACTCCTTTCCTGTGACATGACAGGTACGACATTCTCTTTTACCAGCATAAGTCAGGGGAGGAAAAAAGTCAAGCAAAAACGGGAAAGCGTTATTTTCTACCAAGAATAAGGCCCTTTGTAGGATTATATAAAAACGATTATTAATTTTTTAACAACCTTACAAACTTGCTGTCACTTGTGTAAAACATCCAGAAAACGCCTTGACTTTACCGGATGAGAATGACATAATACACACAATCCGATAATCGATTATATAAAATATTTAATATATAATCGACAAGGCATATCGGAACACTCGGAAATCAAAGAGAAAGTTTGGAGGAATCAACATGAAACGATTGGTAGCATTATTACTGAGCGGTATGATGACCCTTGGCATGCTGTCCGGCTGCGGTGGCGGCGGAGAAGCGGGCGGCGATACGCCGGACCCGAACGCGCAGGCGGGCGGCGATGCGCCCGCATCGTCGAGCGACATCGTGGTAGGCTTTTCGACCGGCGCGGCCGGCACCACGTTCCGTCAGGAAGGCATCGACGACTTTACCAAGGTCGCCGAAGAGTACAAGGCCGAAGGCCGTATCAAGGATTACAAGATCGTTAACAACACGACCAACTGGGACTCCAACGAACAGGCCAATATCATCCGCGACTTCATCAACGATGATTCCATCAACGTCATCGTGGTCAACCCGAACAGCCCGACCGATCTGAACGGTGTGCTGGCGGAAGCGGTAGCGGCGGGCAAGACGGTCGTCGCCGCCGACTGCGAGGTCGATGTGGAGGGCGTCTACTGCGTCTCGATCGATCATTACGCTTGGGGCGAACGCGTTGCCAAGTACATCTGCGAAGCGCTGGACGGCAAGGGCAATGTGATTCAGGTCTACGGCGGCGAGGGCCACCCGGCCAACAACGAACGTATCCGCGCGACCGAGGATGTGCTGAAAAACTATCCCGATATCAATCTGGTCGCTTCCACCAGCGGCGGCTGGGACAATCAGGTCGCCAAGCAGGTCACCTCTCAGATTCTGGGCGGCGGCACCGAGATCGACGGCCTGATCACGCAGGATTCGATGGGCTTCGGCTGCCTGACCGCGTTCACCGATCTGGGTAAGTGCCCCAAGGCCGCGTTTATCGAGTGCGGCACGGCCAACTATAAGGAATATGTGAAGCTCAAGGAAGAGGGCAAGGATATCAAGGTTTGCTCGCAGCCGAACCCGCCGAGCATCGTCGCGTCCGGCCTGCGCATCGCGGTCAATCTGGCCGAGGATAAGCAGCTCGATGAATCCAAGCTGGGCGGCCTGTACGGCAGAGCCTGCATCTACGATGTGAAGAACTGGTATACGGACGACAATATCGCCGACGTAGAGCCGCTTCTTGAGGGCAAGGGCGACGATTACCTGCTGACCGAGTACTGGAGCGAAGACGAGGCGCAGGCATTCTTTAAGTAACAAGCGTAGGGGCGTGCGGCGGCGGAGCCGCCGCCGCACCTCTTACTGATTGGACGATCAAAACGGAAGGAGAAGTCACGCATGCCATTATTGACAGCAACGGGAATCAAAAAGCTGTTCGGCGGTGTTGTCGCGCTGTCAAACGGCAACCTGACCTGCGAAAAGGGCAGGATCACGGGACTGCTCGGCACCAACGGCTCGGGCAAAAGCACCATTTCCAAGATCATCACCGGCGTTTATGGAAAGGACAGCGGAACCATTGTTTACGAGGGCCGCGAGATCGCTTATAAAAACCCGAATGATGCCAAAATGGACGGCATTTCCATGGTGTTCCAAAACCTCAGCTTGATACCGGATCTGACCGTTTGGCAAAATATCGTGCTGGGTATCGAGCAGAAAAAGGGGCTGTTTCTAAACGATCGGCAGGCCATGGAGCTGGCGCGCGGCATTATCGAGGATCTCAAGCCCGGCATGGACGTGACCCGCCGCGTGGGCGAGCTGAACCCGGGCGAACAGCAGATCACGGAAATCGCCAAGGCGATCTCGGTCCGTCCCAAGCTTCTCATTTTCGACGAACCGACGGCGGCGCTCGAACAGGAAGAAGTGAAAAGCCTGTTCCGCTATATGCGTAAGCTGGCTGACGAAGGCGTCGCCATGATCTTCACGTCCCACCGGCTGGGCGAGGTCATGGAGATCTGTGACGACATCGTCGTCTTTCGCAACGGGGAGAATGTCGGCTCAATGGACTTTGCAAAGGATGGCCGCGACCCGGAGGCGATCGTTCGGATGATCACGGGCGAAAACGAGGGGGTAGAGGTCACCAAGGAGTACCGCGACATTCCGGATGAGACCGTGTTCTCCGTTGAAAACCTAAACTACGGCAAATTCCTCAGAGACGTTGGCTTCCGGCTGCGCCGCGGCGAGGTGCTCGGCATCGGCGGCCTTGCGGGACAGGGCCAGACCGAGCTGATGCTCGCCCTCGCGGGCAACTACCGGCAGGCGCGCTCCATCGCGCAGGTGGACGGGAAAACGGTGGCGCTCAACAAGCCGTCGAACGCGGTGCAAAACGGCGTGCTGCTTGTACCGGGCGACCGGCAAAAGGAAGGCTCGTTCCAGCTCGGTTCGATCTATTACAACATGATCTATCCCAAGCTCGGTCTGAAAAAGCAGCCGCTTTTCACACCGAAAAAGAAATACCGCGCCGAAGCCGAGGAGATCTGCAAAGCGCTATCGGTACGGGCCCGCGATATCGATGTGGATATGTACACCCTGTCGGGCGGCAACCAGCAAAAGGTGGTCGTCGGCAAGTGGCTGCCGTTCGATATCAAGGTGCTGCTTTTGGCCGACCCGGCCAAGGGCGTCGATGTGCGCGCCAAAAAGGATTTGTATGATTTTATCATGAATCTGGTGCGCGAGAAAAATATGTCGGTCATTCTGTATGCGTCGGACAGCGACGAGCTGATCAGCTACTGCGACCGGCTGCTCATCATGTACGAGGGCGAGATCGTGTCCGAACTCACAGGGCCCGAGATCACCGAGGATAACATTGTGGCCCAGTCCATGCGTGTTGGCTGACCGGGGGGTGGCGACGAGTGAAAGAAAAGAAAAAACGAAACTGGAAAACGCTCGCGGGACGGCCCGAGTTTTCCACACTGCTCATGCTGGCCGTCATGTTGGTGGCGATCGCGTGCCTGCAAAAGAATTTCTTTACGGCGCGCACGCTTTTAAGCTACATCAACGCCTTCACACCGCTGATTCTATTGGCGATGGGGCAGGCGGTCGTGATCATCGCGGGCGGGCTTGATATGTCCTGCGGTACCTCGATGGCGCTCATGCTGTGCGTCATGACCCGCGTGATGAATCCGGATTCGCCGGTCACCGGCGTTACCGCGCTTGTAGCCGGTCTGGCGGTCGCGGTCGTCATCGGGCTGGTAAACGGCATCGCGGTCGGCTATCTGCGGCTGCCCGCCGTCATCGCGACCTTTGCGACCTCGTATGCGTGGCTCGGCATCGCCTTGTTTGTCACGCCCACACCGGGCGGCAAGCAGGTGAAATGGTTCAAGGCCTTTTACGATATGAAGCAGGTGCCCGCGCTCGCCGGGATCGGCCGGTTTGTGCCGACGGCGCTGCTGTGGATTGTGCTCGCATGCGTCATTTGGTACTTGATCAGCCGCACGCGTACTGGGCGCTATCTGTACGCGGTCGGCAGCCATAATGAAAACGCTTATGCAAGCGGCATCAACACCGCTAAAATACAGACCGTCGCCTACATCATCAACGCGGTGTTCCTGTATTTCGCGGCGGTTTACTACGCCGGACAAAACGGCGCGGGCTCGGCTCATTTCGGCGATACGCTCACCTTGCAGGCGATCGCCGCCGCCGTGGTCGGCGGCGTGGCGATGTCGGGCGGCAAGGGCAACGTGTTCCTCGCCATCGCGGGCGCGCTGATCATGAGTTTTGTCAGCAAGATCATTTTCTTCGCCAACATTCCGAACGCTTATCAGACGCTGGTCAGCGGCCTGATCATCATAGCGGCGATCGGCGTGTCGGCCGCCTATGCGGCTTCGCAGAAGAAAGCCGCGCTGAAGGGAGGGAAATGAGCATGGACAACCGTCCCGTACAGCTGGAAAAGCATCCGCTGGCAGATTTCTACAACGGCAACAAAAAGGTCATCAACACGCTTTTGATGGTCATTCTGGTTTTTGTCGGCGGCGAGCTCGTGCTTACGTTCTTGAAGGGCGCGGCGCCGGGCACGTTTCTCTCCACGCAGCAGGTCTTTCTCACCATGCGGCTGGCTACCTTTGTCGCGTTGTTCGGCCTGTGCCAGATGCTGGTCATCTGCGTGGGCGGCGGCGGGCTCGATCTGTCGGTCGGCTACATAGCGACGCTTTCGGGCATTCTCGGCGCGAGCATCATGGACGGCGGCAACGGCGGGCTTGTGCCCGCGATTCTGGTCGCCATCGCGGTCGGCGCGGTGTTCGGCCTTGGCAACGGCGTATTGACGGCTTACGCCGGTCTGCCGCCGCTGGTCGTCACCATGGCGATGGCCAATATCGTGCAGGGCATTGTCAACGCTTACGTCGCGGCCACGCCGATCAAGGGGCAATCCGCGCCGCTGCTGCAAGCGCTGGCCGCTAAATTCACCGGCGTGTTTCCGAACATCCTGCTCGTCGTGCTGGTCGCGCTCGTGATATCGGGCGTGCTGATCGGCAAAACGAAGATTGGCGTCAAGATCCTCGGCGTGGGCGCGAATGAAACCACGGCGTATCTCAGCGGCGTCAATGTGCGCCGGGTGCGCTGCATTGCGTTTGTCGTGTCCGGCATACTGGCCGCGCTGATCGGCCTGCTGCTGGTCGGCTATCTCGGTCAGGCGGCCAAGGACATGGGTTCCAATTATGTGATGCCGTCCGTCGTGGCGGTCGTGGTCGGCGGCTGTTCGATCAACGGCGGCGAAGCAAATTACTTAAGCGTTGTGCTCGGCGCGATCGTGCTGCAAAGCCTGACCAACCTGTTCGTCGCGCTCGGCTGGGGCGACGCGGGCAAATGGCTCGGCTACGGCATTATTCTTCTCGTCATGCTGGCCGCGTATGTGCGCGGCAAGCGCAGACGGTAAACCGGATTTTAACAAGGAGGCAATCAGATGGACACCTTAATCGGCAAGGGCGAAAAACGGATCGACGCATATGATAAGGTCACCGGCAAGGGCCTGTACGCCAGTGATTTTGATAACCAGTTTCCGAATATGGCGCATATCAAGGCCAAGCGCAGCCCGTACGCGCACGCCAACATCAAGCGGCTGGACACGACGAAGGCAAAAGCGCTGGAGGGCGTACTGTACATCCTGACCGGGAATGAGCCCGGCATCGATTGGGATCAGTATCCCAAGGCATCCGTACTCGCGACGGACCGCGCGCTTTGGGCGGGACAGACCATCGCGCTGGTCGCGGCCGAAACAGAGGAGATCGCCGAGCAGGCGGTCGAGCTGATCGAGGTCGACTACGAGGTGCTGCCGCACGTACTCAACTATGAAGAAGCGATGAAGCCCGATCCCGTCGCCGTGATCGACCCCGAATACGAGACCCGCGATCAGGGCTTTATGGACCGCCCGGCGGACCGCGCGACAAACCGCGTTTCCCCCAATGTCGTCGGCGCGTTTTATATGAACGCGGGCGATGTGGAACAAAAGCTGCGGGAAGCCGATATCACGGAAGAGGGCGAATTCTGGGTCGGCAAAAAAACCGCAAGTCCGCTCGAATGCGCCAACGCCATCTGCCGCTATGATAACGACGGCGGCATTACCATGTGGTCCAACGGCGCGGGCGTGCACGGCGTGATCAAGCAGGGCATCTGCCGTATCCTCGGCATGCCGGAATCGCGCGTGCGCGTGATCCAGCCGTATATGGGCGGCTCGTTCGGCTCGCGCCTGAACCCCTACATCGAAATACTGACCGCGCTGATGTGCCTGAAGGCCAAACGCACCGTGCGTTTCCGCTTTTCCCGCAAGGAGGTGTTCTGCTCGGCGCCCTCCAACTGGCCGTGCCAGACCAAGGTAAAGCTCGGCGCGAAAAAGGACGGCACGATCATCGCCAACGATTACTATCTCTGCGAAGAGATTGGCGCGGCGCTGAACAACACGTTTTTCTCGGGCCGCCTGTCCTCCTCCGGCGCGGCGCCCGTGTACCGCTGGGCGGAAAAGGGCCAGCCCTCGAACATCCGCATGGATACTTACGCGGTCGCAACCAACACCGTGCCCGCCGCCGAATACCGCGGCCTCGGCTGCCCCGAAGCGGAGTTCGGCATCGAGTGTCTGGTCAACAAGCTGGCGGACGACCTCGGCATGAGCCCGGTCGAGATCCGCATGAAGAACATCATCGACGCGGGCGAGCGCGACTGCTACGGCGAGCTGATCACCTCCTCGGGCCTTAAAAAGTGCCTGCAGGCGGTCGCGGACGCGGTCCGCGTGGAGGAAAAGCCCGAGCAGGATATGGGCGTTTGGAAAAAGGGCCGCGGCGTCGCGGTGGGCGGCAAACAGAATACGCCGCTTGGCCGTTCGGAAGCCGAGGTTTGGTACAATTCGGACGGCACGATCGAGCTGTTCATTTCGTGCGATGAAAACGGTATGGG
Protein-coding regions in this window:
- a CDS encoding GntR family transcriptional regulator, which encodes MSPTPRPATKERAAYEAIRSAIISGGLQPGQQVSIRDLAARFDLGRTPITDAMKRLAIEGWLESAPGVGTRVAALDLGDRYEYMQVRGAIEVLAARLCAEHIIPEAALDLDHCLAVARLAIDSQNWLRAIEADIEFHRLCAEKCGNRFLMEFYDRLLTQDERVFYRNLPDPDARIQSHAQHQAIVDAIKAGDADGAAVAAQRHTDTILQRLQSEQERH
- a CDS encoding ABC transporter permease, which translates into the protein MKEKKKRNWKTLAGRPEFSTLLMLAVMLVAIACLQKNFFTARTLLSYINAFTPLILLAMGQAVVIIAGGLDMSCGTSMALMLCVMTRVMNPDSPVTGVTALVAGLAVAVVIGLVNGIAVGYLRLPAVIATFATSYAWLGIALFVTPTPGGKQVKWFKAFYDMKQVPALAGIGRFVPTALLWIVLACVIWYLISRTRTGRYLYAVGSHNENAYASGINTAKIQTVAYIINAVFLYFAAVYYAGQNGAGSAHFGDTLTLQAIAAAVVGGVAMSGGKGNVFLAIAGALIMSFVSKIIFFANIPNAYQTLVSGLIIIAAIGVSAAYAASQKKAALKGGK
- a CDS encoding ABC transporter permease, giving the protein MDNRPVQLEKHPLADFYNGNKKVINTLLMVILVFVGGELVLTFLKGAAPGTFLSTQQVFLTMRLATFVALFGLCQMLVICVGGGGLDLSVGYIATLSGILGASIMDGGNGGLVPAILVAIAVGAVFGLGNGVLTAYAGLPPLVVTMAMANIVQGIVNAYVAATPIKGQSAPLLQALAAKFTGVFPNILLVVLVALVISGVLIGKTKIGVKILGVGANETTAYLSGVNVRRVRCIAFVVSGILAALIGLLLVGYLGQAAKDMGSNYVMPSVVAVVVGGCSINGGEANYLSVVLGAIVLQSLTNLFVALGWGDAGKWLGYGIILLVMLAAYVRGKRRR
- a CDS encoding sugar ABC transporter ATP-binding protein, whose amino-acid sequence is MPLLTATGIKKLFGGVVALSNGNLTCEKGRITGLLGTNGSGKSTISKIITGVYGKDSGTIVYEGREIAYKNPNDAKMDGISMVFQNLSLIPDLTVWQNIVLGIEQKKGLFLNDRQAMELARGIIEDLKPGMDVTRRVGELNPGEQQITEIAKAISVRPKLLIFDEPTAALEQEEVKSLFRYMRKLADEGVAMIFTSHRLGEVMEICDDIVVFRNGENVGSMDFAKDGRDPEAIVRMITGENEGVEVTKEYRDIPDETVFSVENLNYGKFLRDVGFRLRRGEVLGIGGLAGQGQTELMLALAGNYRQARSIAQVDGKTVALNKPSNAVQNGVLLVPGDRQKEGSFQLGSIYYNMIYPKLGLKKQPLFTPKKKYRAEAEEICKALSVRARDIDVDMYTLSGGNQQKVVVGKWLPFDIKVLLLADPAKGVDVRAKKDLYDFIMNLVREKNMSVILYASDSDELISYCDRLLIMYEGEIVSELTGPEITEDNIVAQSMRVG
- a CDS encoding substrate-binding domain-containing protein; amino-acid sequence: MKRLVALLLSGMMTLGMLSGCGGGGEAGGDTPDPNAQAGGDAPASSSDIVVGFSTGAAGTTFRQEGIDDFTKVAEEYKAEGRIKDYKIVNNTTNWDSNEQANIIRDFINDDSINVIVVNPNSPTDLNGVLAEAVAAGKTVVAADCEVDVEGVYCVSIDHYAWGERVAKYICEALDGKGNVIQVYGGEGHPANNERIRATEDVLKNYPDINLVASTSGGWDNQVAKQVTSQILGGGTEIDGLITQDSMGFGCLTAFTDLGKCPKAAFIECGTANYKEYVKLKEEGKDIKVCSQPNPPSIVASGLRIAVNLAEDKQLDESKLGGLYGRACIYDVKNWYTDDNIADVEPLLEGKGDDYLLTEYWSEDEAQAFFK